The proteins below are encoded in one region of Qipengyuania sp. HL-TH1:
- a CDS encoding helix-turn-helix domain-containing protein: MSRPTATRKFGEKREAIVHAAAVLINEVGVQATTLAEVARAIGLNATSVTYYFPRKEQLVVAVYDQTLSLMEEMASEALAQPDPAARLRHLIGAHVALRKRIRAGERGLTVALSEIRTLDPEVQDPLMAHYLRVVDLVRRFFGEWQDSDERAVFSARAHILLEAVMWWPVWSLRYSVLDFPRIEERLFDVLANGLPAQQGTFAPQPLAGNWRTPESDETNQNEAFLRAATVTINERGYRGASVNRIAESLNVTKGSFYHHHEAKDDLVLACFQQSYDRMSSVQMAGQAIEADYWTRLTSVLAELVDVQFFDRTPLLRTTALQALDAGQKVDVVTRSNRLARRFAGMLIDGIADGSVRAIDPLIAGQVMMSTVNSAYEARHWAARFERPEQAIATYLSVMSAGMLAPSR; encoded by the coding sequence ATGAGCCGCCCGACAGCGACCCGCAAGTTCGGCGAAAAGCGCGAGGCGATCGTCCATGCCGCGGCAGTGCTGATCAACGAGGTGGGGGTGCAGGCGACCACCTTGGCCGAAGTCGCGCGTGCGATCGGTCTCAACGCCACCAGCGTGACCTATTATTTCCCGCGCAAGGAACAGCTGGTCGTCGCTGTCTACGACCAGACGCTGTCGCTGATGGAGGAGATGGCGAGCGAGGCGCTGGCGCAGCCCGATCCGGCGGCGCGATTGCGGCATCTGATCGGCGCGCATGTCGCGCTGCGGAAGCGGATCCGCGCGGGCGAGCGCGGGCTGACGGTCGCGCTGTCCGAAATCCGCACGCTCGATCCCGAAGTGCAGGATCCGCTGATGGCGCATTACCTGCGCGTGGTCGATCTGGTGCGCCGTTTCTTCGGCGAATGGCAGGATAGCGACGAGCGAGCGGTGTTTTCGGCGCGCGCGCATATCCTGCTCGAGGCGGTGATGTGGTGGCCGGTGTGGTCACTGCGCTATTCGGTGCTCGACTTCCCGCGCATCGAGGAACGCCTGTTCGATGTGCTCGCCAACGGCTTGCCCGCGCAGCAGGGGACCTTCGCGCCGCAGCCGCTGGCGGGCAACTGGCGTACCCCCGAAAGTGACGAGACCAACCAGAACGAGGCGTTCCTGCGCGCCGCGACAGTGACCATCAACGAGCGCGGCTATCGCGGTGCCTCGGTCAATCGCATCGCCGAAAGCCTCAATGTCACCAAGGGCAGTTTCTACCACCACCACGAAGCCAAGGACGACCTCGTGCTCGCCTGCTTCCAGCAGAGCTACGACCGCATGTCGTCGGTGCAGATGGCGGGGCAGGCGATCGAAGCCGATTACTGGACCCGCCTGACCAGCGTGCTGGCCGAGCTGGTCGATGTTCAGTTCTTCGACCGCACCCCGCTATTGCGCACCACCGCGCTGCAGGCGCTCGATGCCGGGCAAAAGGTCGATGTGGTCACGCGCTCGAACCGGCTGGCGCGGCGGTTTGCGGGGATGTTGATCGACGGTATTGCCGATGGTTCGGTGCGCGCGATCGATCCGCTGATTGCGGGGCAGGTGATGATGTCGACGGTCAATTCGGCCTATGAAGCGCGGCACTGGGCGGCACGGTTCGAGCGGCCCGAACAGGCGATCGCGACCTATCTGTCGGTCATGTCCGCGGGAATGCTGGCGCCGTCACGCTAG
- a CDS encoding MFS transporter, whose translation MEDNLRRNYATNLTHGVFGMTGFRLIYAPTIIPAYLYLLTGSAAAVGLGTALLQLGGTVSPILSGAKVESRKRILPYAITVGSMMRVMVLVLAIAAWMLEGTALLVVTLAAFLLLGFFSGAQRVAFQMLMAKLIPLDRRGRLQGIRNMAGGLIAAGLAWVAGHYFIEQEWLGNGYATTFLLAFILTSIGLVVLRLGIREPDAPRLRPLLPWRERIGQFGELLQHRDFRAFLVAHGLAAIARVGLPFWTLYVGDRLGLDGALIGSLSLAFLAADTLSNLVWGALGDRVGFRAVYLGALTCSIAGMALMVFGDGWLLYASFAALGFGFSGWMMAAVTLVLEFGEHEDIPMRLALTTTVEGGVSSIGPVLVGLSIAALGYAPLIVAAFASLIASLALMIWRVREPRSLA comes from the coding sequence ATGGAGGACAACCTCCGGCGCAATTACGCGACCAATCTGACGCATGGCGTGTTCGGGATGACCGGCTTCCGCCTGATCTATGCGCCCACGATCATCCCCGCCTATCTCTATTTGTTGACCGGCAGCGCCGCCGCGGTCGGCCTCGGCACCGCGCTGCTGCAATTGGGCGGTACGGTGTCGCCGATCCTGTCGGGTGCCAAGGTCGAGAGCCGCAAGCGCATCCTGCCCTATGCGATCACCGTCGGTTCGATGATGCGCGTGATGGTGCTGGTGCTCGCTATCGCCGCATGGATGCTCGAAGGCACGGCGCTGCTGGTCGTCACGCTCGCCGCGTTCCTCCTGCTGGGCTTCTTCAGCGGTGCGCAGCGGGTGGCGTTCCAGATGCTGATGGCCAAGCTCATCCCGCTCGATCGGCGCGGGCGGTTGCAGGGGATCCGCAACATGGCCGGCGGGCTGATCGCCGCCGGGCTCGCGTGGGTCGCGGGGCATTATTTCATCGAACAGGAATGGCTCGGCAATGGCTATGCCACGACCTTCCTGCTGGCCTTCATCCTGACCTCGATCGGTCTCGTGGTGCTGCGGCTGGGCATTCGCGAACCCGATGCGCCGCGGCTACGCCCGCTACTGCCATGGCGCGAGCGGATCGGGCAGTTCGGCGAACTGCTCCAGCACCGCGATTTCCGCGCCTTCCTCGTCGCGCACGGGCTGGCCGCGATCGCCCGAGTCGGGCTGCCGTTCTGGACGCTGTATGTGGGGGACCGGCTGGGGCTCGACGGGGCGCTGATCGGTTCGCTCAGCCTCGCCTTCCTTGCCGCCGATACCCTATCCAATCTGGTCTGGGGCGCGCTGGGTGACCGGGTCGGCTTCCGCGCGGTCTATCTCGGCGCGCTGACCTGTAGCATCGCGGGCATGGCGCTGATGGTGTTCGGTGATGGCTGGCTGCTCTACGCCAGCTTCGCTGCGCTGGGGTTTGGCTTTTCCGGCTGGATGATGGCCGCGGTGACGCTGGTGCTCGAATTCGGCGAGCATGAGGATATTCCGATGCGGCTGGCGCTGACCACCACGGTCGAGGGCGGCGTGTCCTCGATCGGGCCGGTGCTCGTCGGGCTGAGCATCGCGGCGCTGGGCTATGCGCCCTTGATCGTTGCGGCCTTCGCCTCGCTGATCGCCAGCCTCGCGCTGATGATCTGGCGCGTGCGCGAACCGCGCAGCCTAGCGTGA
- a CDS encoding 3-hydroxyacyl-CoA dehydrogenase NAD-binding domain-containing protein, giving the protein MTSPIRTERHDNVLVVISDNPPVNALGQAVRAGLKDAIEEALSDDAVEAVVIRCDGQTFFAGADITEFGKPPVGPNLPETLDAMEASDKPVVAAIHGTALGGGCEVALACHYRVAVPSAKLGLPEIKLGLIPGAAGTQRLPRLVGAEAALPLVVGGNPIPAKKAEAIGLVDALVGADSLEADAIAFAKSKIGQPVPRSSEGKANEDGVRDPDLFDRFRASQARKIRGFDAPNAAIAAVKAAGELSYEDGVKKERELFMELMSGTQSAAMRHYFFAERAANKIDDVPKDTPLIPIKKVGVIGAGTMGGGIAMNFLSAGIPVTIIEMAQDALDRGTGVMRKNYENTAKKGRMTGEQVEQAMGLLTPTLSYDDLADCDLVIEAVFENMDVKKEVFAKLDSVVKQGAILASNTSYLDVDEIATATKRPGYVVGLHFFSPANIMKLLEVVRGKETRHDVLATVMKLAKKIGKVAAVSGVCPGFIGNRMLSKRQEQANALIMEGANYWDVDDVLLDFGFPMGPFQMGDLAGIDIGWHRDPSKVTTIREALCAAGRFGQKNGKGFYDYDEARNRTPSDEVKQIIADFAAREGKEQRDISKDEIRERLLYPMVNEGAKILEEGMAQRASDIDVVWINGYGWPLYTGGPMFWAQTIGLDTVVAGLERYDLPVSAHLRSAAGGSGKFA; this is encoded by the coding sequence ATGACCTCCCCCATCCGCACCGAACGCCATGACAATGTCCTGGTCGTCATTTCCGACAATCCGCCGGTCAACGCGCTGGGCCAGGCCGTCCGCGCCGGACTAAAAGACGCAATCGAGGAAGCGCTGTCGGACGACGCCGTCGAGGCGGTGGTGATCCGCTGCGACGGGCAGACCTTCTTTGCCGGCGCCGATATCACCGAATTCGGCAAGCCGCCGGTCGGGCCCAATCTGCCCGAAACGCTCGACGCGATGGAAGCCAGCGACAAGCCGGTGGTCGCGGCAATCCACGGCACTGCACTGGGGGGCGGCTGCGAAGTCGCACTGGCCTGTCACTACCGTGTCGCCGTGCCGAGCGCGAAGCTCGGCCTGCCCGAGATCAAGCTCGGCCTGATCCCGGGCGCGGCGGGCACCCAGCGCCTGCCCCGGCTGGTCGGCGCCGAAGCCGCGCTGCCGCTGGTCGTGGGCGGCAATCCGATCCCGGCCAAGAAAGCCGAAGCGATCGGGCTGGTGGATGCGCTCGTCGGCGCGGACAGCCTCGAAGCCGATGCGATCGCCTTCGCCAAGTCGAAGATCGGCCAGCCGGTCCCGCGCTCGTCGGAAGGCAAGGCCAATGAAGACGGCGTGCGCGATCCCGACCTGTTCGACCGCTTCCGCGCCTCGCAGGCGCGCAAGATCCGCGGCTTCGATGCCCCCAATGCCGCGATCGCCGCGGTCAAGGCGGCGGGTGAGCTGTCCTATGAGGACGGCGTCAAGAAAGAGCGCGAGCTGTTCATGGAGCTGATGAGCGGCACGCAAAGCGCCGCCATGCGCCATTATTTCTTCGCCGAACGCGCGGCGAACAAGATCGATGACGTGCCCAAGGATACCCCGCTGATCCCGATCAAGAAGGTCGGCGTTATCGGTGCGGGCACGATGGGCGGCGGGATCGCGATGAATTTCCTGTCCGCCGGCATCCCGGTAACCATAATCGAGATGGCGCAGGACGCGCTCGACCGCGGTACCGGCGTGATGCGCAAGAATTACGAAAACACCGCCAAGAAGGGCCGCATGACCGGCGAGCAGGTCGAACAGGCGATGGGCCTGCTGACCCCGACGCTGTCCTATGACGACCTTGCCGATTGCGACCTCGTGATCGAAGCCGTGTTCGAGAACATGGACGTCAAGAAAGAGGTCTTCGCCAAGCTCGACAGCGTGGTGAAGCAGGGCGCGATCCTGGCGTCGAACACCAGCTATCTCGATGTCGACGAGATCGCCACCGCGACCAAGCGGCCGGGCTATGTGGTCGGCCTGCATTTCTTCTCGCCCGCGAACATCATGAAGCTGCTCGAGGTCGTGCGCGGCAAGGAAACCCGGCACGATGTGCTCGCCACGGTGATGAAGCTGGCCAAGAAGATCGGCAAGGTCGCCGCCGTGTCGGGCGTGTGCCCGGGCTTCATCGGCAATCGCATGCTCTCGAAACGGCAGGAACAGGCCAATGCGCTGATCATGGAAGGCGCCAATTACTGGGACGTCGATGACGTGCTGCTCGATTTCGGCTTTCCCATGGGGCCGTTCCAGATGGGCGACCTCGCAGGGATCGACATCGGCTGGCACCGCGACCCGAGCAAGGTCACCACGATCCGCGAGGCGCTGTGCGCGGCAGGCCGTTTCGGGCAGAAGAACGGCAAGGGCTTTTACGATTACGACGAGGCGCGCAACCGCACCCCGTCGGACGAGGTCAAGCAGATCATTGCCGATTTCGCCGCGCGCGAAGGCAAGGAGCAGCGCGACATCTCGAAGGACGAGATCCGCGAGCGGCTGCTCTATCCGATGGTCAACGAGGGCGCGAAAATCCTCGAAGAAGGCATGGCGCAGCGCGCCAGCGATATCGATGTCGTGTGGATCAACGGCTACGGCTGGCCGCTCTATACCGGCGGGCCGATGTTCTGGGCGCAGACGATCGGCCTGGACACGGTGGTGGCAGGGCTGGAGCGCTATGACCTGCCGGTCAGCGCCCATCTGCGGTCGGCCGCGGGAGGCAGCGGAAAGTTCGCCTGA
- a CDS encoding class I adenylate-forming enzyme family protein, which yields MSDLARAIGFVPPADWPARTRAECHDYLTAPGARFEMDTVDIRGVPTRVWKNAPANLRQVAMVGRAHGERLFAIYEDERVTYDAWFRAVAQLAGELRARGVEKGDRVALAMRNLPEWPVAFFAATTIGAICVPLNAWWTGPELAFGLANSGAKLLVCDAERWDRIAPHRAELPDLATVLVSRSDAAPDGAERLEDVLGTPHDYASLPQAELPEVEIEPEDEATIFYTSGTTGQPKGALGTHRNLCTNILSSGYNGAMAALRRGEELPAPVQKVGLTVIPLFHVTACSAGLMGYVAAGHTMVFMHKWDPVKAFQLIEREQVNLTGGVPTIAWQLLEHPERANYDLSSLEAIAYGGAPAAPELVRKIHEVFGALPGNGWGMTETMATVTGHSSEDYLNRPDSCGPPVGVADLKIVGDDGETELPVGEVGELWARGPMVVKGYWNRPEATAETFVDGWVRTGDLAKLDEEGWCYIVDRAKDMIIRGGENIYSSEIENVLYDHPAVTDAALIGLAHPTLGEEPAAVVHLAPGMSATEDELREWVAARLAKFKVPVRVVFVEDTLPRNANGKILKKDLGAFFA from the coding sequence ATGAGCGATCTCGCGCGCGCGATCGGGTTCGTGCCGCCGGCTGACTGGCCGGCAAGGACCAGGGCCGAATGTCACGACTACCTCACCGCTCCGGGTGCCCGGTTCGAAATGGATACGGTCGACATCCGCGGCGTCCCCACGAGGGTATGGAAGAACGCGCCCGCCAACCTGCGGCAGGTCGCCATGGTGGGCCGCGCGCATGGAGAGCGCCTGTTCGCGATCTACGAGGACGAGCGGGTCACTTATGACGCGTGGTTCCGCGCGGTTGCGCAGCTGGCGGGCGAATTGCGCGCCCGCGGGGTGGAGAAGGGCGACCGTGTCGCGCTGGCGATGCGCAATCTGCCCGAATGGCCGGTGGCCTTTTTCGCCGCGACGACGATCGGGGCGATCTGCGTGCCGCTCAATGCCTGGTGGACCGGACCCGAGCTCGCCTTCGGCCTGGCCAATTCGGGCGCCAAGCTGCTGGTGTGCGATGCCGAGCGCTGGGACCGGATTGCGCCGCACCGGGCCGAGCTGCCCGATCTCGCGACCGTACTGGTGTCACGTAGCGATGCCGCGCCCGATGGGGCGGAGCGGCTCGAGGATGTCCTCGGCACGCCGCATGATTACGCCTCTCTGCCGCAGGCCGAACTGCCCGAGGTCGAAATCGAGCCCGAGGACGAGGCGACGATCTTCTACACCAGCGGCACCACCGGCCAGCCGAAGGGCGCATTGGGCACGCATCGCAATCTGTGCACCAATATCCTGTCGAGCGGCTACAATGGCGCGATGGCCGCCTTGCGGCGCGGTGAGGAACTGCCTGCACCGGTGCAGAAGGTCGGCCTGACCGTCATCCCGTTGTTCCACGTCACCGCCTGTTCGGCGGGGCTGATGGGCTATGTCGCGGCGGGTCATACGATGGTGTTCATGCACAAATGGGACCCGGTGAAGGCCTTCCAGCTGATCGAGCGCGAGCAGGTCAATCTGACCGGCGGCGTGCCGACCATCGCCTGGCAATTGCTCGAACATCCCGAGCGCGCGAATTACGATCTCTCCAGCCTCGAGGCGATTGCCTATGGCGGGGCGCCCGCCGCGCCCGAGCTGGTGCGCAAGATCCACGAGGTCTTCGGCGCGCTGCCCGGCAATGGCTGGGGCATGACCGAGACCATGGCGACGGTGACCGGCCATTCGTCCGAGGATTATCTCAACCGGCCCGACAGCTGCGGCCCCCCGGTGGGGGTGGCCGACCTCAAGATCGTGGGCGACGACGGCGAGACCGAGCTTCCCGTGGGCGAGGTTGGCGAACTGTGGGCGCGCGGGCCGATGGTGGTGAAGGGCTATTGGAACCGCCCCGAGGCGACCGCGGAAACCTTCGTCGACGGCTGGGTCCGCACGGGCGACCTCGCCAAGCTCGACGAGGAAGGCTGGTGCTATATCGTCGACCGCGCCAAGGACATGATCATCCGCGGCGGCGAGAACATCTATTCGTCGGAAATCGAGAACGTGCTCTACGACCACCCGGCGGTGACCGACGCGGCGCTGATCGGACTGGCGCATCCCACTCTGGGCGAAGAACCGGCAGCCGTCGTCCACCTCGCCCCCGGAATGTCCGCCACCGAAGACGAATTGCGCGAATGGGTCGCGGCGCGGCTGGCCAAGTTCAAGGTGCCCGTGCGCGTGGTGTTCGTCGAGGACACGCTGCCGCGCAACGCCAATGGCAAGATCCTCAAGAAGGATCTCGGGGCGTTCTTCGCATGA
- a CDS encoding acyl-CoA dehydrogenase family protein: MAVLNEEQEMLRDMARDWATNESPVAEFRKVRAAGEPQAYNTDAYATMAEMGWAGVIIPEAQGGSDFGFMSAGLVVEELGKTLTASPLVATTIAASAIILGGSDEQKAKWLPKLASGETVATLAVDEGAHHDPSAIEASVSGGKLSGKKAFVHEAHGADLFVVAAKDGLYLVEKGDGVSLTTRKLTDQRSHADVAFDGAAAEKLEGGGDTLLDDVLDRARVLAAAEMLGMAQQVFDTTLDYLKQRVQFNQVLATFQSLQHRMADLFADLAQMRSAVEAGLQAVDGGFGVARAATVAKAEANRVLHVISNQGIQLHGGIGMTDEYDIGFYVKRARVLEASWGSTSYLKDRFAKLGSY, from the coding sequence ATGGCAGTTCTCAACGAAGAACAGGAAATGCTGCGCGACATGGCGCGCGACTGGGCGACCAATGAAAGCCCGGTGGCCGAATTTCGCAAGGTCCGTGCGGCCGGCGAGCCGCAGGCCTATAATACCGATGCCTATGCCACGATGGCGGAAATGGGCTGGGCCGGGGTGATCATCCCCGAAGCGCAGGGCGGCTCCGACTTCGGCTTCATGTCGGCAGGCCTCGTGGTCGAGGAACTGGGCAAGACGCTGACCGCCAGCCCGCTGGTCGCAACGACGATCGCCGCGAGCGCGATCATCCTCGGCGGCAGTGACGAACAGAAGGCCAAATGGCTGCCCAAGCTCGCCAGCGGCGAAACCGTGGCGACGCTCGCCGTCGATGAAGGCGCCCACCACGATCCTTCCGCGATCGAAGCCAGCGTGTCGGGCGGCAAGCTGTCGGGCAAGAAGGCGTTCGTCCACGAAGCGCATGGCGCCGATCTGTTCGTGGTCGCCGCCAAGGACGGGCTCTATCTGGTCGAAAAGGGTGACGGCGTTTCGCTGACGACGCGCAAGCTGACCGACCAGCGCAGCCATGCCGATGTGGCGTTCGACGGCGCCGCGGCGGAGAAACTCGAAGGCGGCGGCGACACGCTGCTCGACGATGTGCTCGACCGGGCGCGCGTGCTGGCGGCTGCCGAAATGCTCGGCATGGCGCAGCAGGTGTTCGACACCACGCTCGATTATCTGAAGCAGCGCGTGCAGTTCAACCAAGTGCTCGCCACCTTCCAGTCGCTCCAGCACCGCATGGCCGATCTGTTCGCCGACCTCGCGCAGATGCGCTCGGCGGTGGAAGCTGGCCTCCAGGCGGTCGATGGCGGCTTTGGCGTGGCCCGCGCGGCCACGGTCGCCAAGGCCGAGGCCAATCGCGTGCTGCACGTGATCAGCAACCAGGGCATCCAGCTGCATGGCGGCATCGGCATGACCGATGAATACGACATCGGCTTCTACGTCAAACGCGCGCGCGTGCTCGAGGCAAGCTGGGGTTCGACGAGCTACCTCAAGGACCGGTTCGCCAAGCTGGGTAGCTATTGA
- a CDS encoding serine hydrolase domain-containing protein has translation MFDLADAGALGFDADRLGRIAPFLAKTYIDNGRLPNAQLLVARDGQPVHYTRLGVMGDDQRELRDDALFRIASMTKPVTSIAFMQLVEQGLVALEEPVTKVFPEFADLAVYAGGGGSIPFAPGTPTHAMRFVDLLTHMSGFTYGLQNRNNIDAVYREHNFDFARDHLDSDGFIAKLAKLPLEFAPGEGWNYSVSTDVLGIAVERISGMRLGDYFAKHIFAPLGMVDTHFGVAEGQSERLVDAYAYRPGQAPKMINAGATSKLNRAGTFDSGGGGLISTIADYHRFATMLLNGGELGGARIISPKTLRLMRTNHLPGNADLTEMSSSLFSEANNAGTGFGLGFAMVIDPAKTLMPSSLGEFYWGGAHSTAFFVDPVERITMVFMTQVYPSSTYPIRRQLKTLIYSALTQTHA, from the coding sequence ATGTTCGATCTGGCAGATGCCGGGGCGCTGGGTTTCGACGCCGACAGGCTGGGCCGAATCGCGCCCTTCCTGGCCAAGACCTATATCGACAATGGCCGCTTGCCCAATGCGCAGCTGCTGGTCGCGCGCGACGGGCAGCCGGTGCATTACACCAGGCTTGGCGTGATGGGCGACGACCAGCGCGAACTGCGCGACGATGCGCTGTTCCGCATCGCCAGCATGACCAAGCCGGTCACTTCCATCGCCTTCATGCAGCTGGTCGAACAGGGCCTCGTCGCGCTCGAGGAACCGGTCACCAAGGTGTTTCCCGAATTCGCCGACCTCGCGGTCTATGCCGGCGGCGGCGGGTCGATCCCCTTTGCGCCCGGCACGCCGACGCATGCGATGCGCTTCGTCGATCTGCTGACGCATATGTCGGGCTTCACCTACGGATTGCAGAACCGCAACAATATCGATGCGGTCTACCGCGAGCATAATTTCGACTTCGCCCGCGACCATCTCGACAGCGACGGCTTCATTGCGAAACTGGCCAAGCTCCCGCTCGAATTCGCCCCCGGCGAAGGGTGGAATTATTCGGTGTCGACCGATGTCCTCGGCATAGCGGTCGAACGGATCAGCGGGATGCGGCTGGGCGACTATTTCGCCAAGCACATCTTCGCCCCGCTGGGCATGGTCGATACGCATTTCGGTGTTGCCGAGGGGCAGAGCGAGCGACTGGTCGATGCCTATGCCTATCGCCCCGGGCAGGCGCCCAAGATGATCAATGCAGGCGCAACCAGCAAGCTCAACCGAGCGGGCACGTTCGACAGCGGCGGCGGCGGGCTGATCAGCACCATTGCCGATTACCACCGTTTCGCGACCATGCTGCTCAATGGCGGCGAACTGGGCGGCGCGCGTATCATCAGCCCCAAGACATTGCGGCTGATGCGGACTAACCATTTGCCGGGCAATGCCGACCTTACCGAAATGTCGAGCAGCCTGTTTTCCGAAGCCAACAATGCCGGCACCGGGTTCGGCCTTGGCTTTGCGATGGTGATCGATCCGGCAAAGACGCTGATGCCCTCCAGCCTCGGCGAATTCTACTGGGGCGGCGCGCATTCGACCGCCTTCTTCGTCGATCCGGTGGAACGTATCACCATGGTTTTCATGACGCAGGTTTACCCCTCGTCGACCTATCCCATCCGGCGGCAGCTCAAGACGCTGATCTATTCCGCCCTCACCCAAACCCACGCCTGA